In the Larus michahellis chromosome 6, bLarMic1.1, whole genome shotgun sequence genome, one interval contains:
- the SLC16A14 gene encoding monocarboxylate transporter 14, translating to MYASREDIGYDFGDDSKVGSKPIKPNPNIDGGWAWMIVLSSFLVHILIMGSQMALGILNMEWLEEFNQSRGLTAWVSSLSMGITLIVGPFIGLFISMCGCRKTAIIGGILNALGWILSAYASNVHYLFLTFGVTAGVGSGMVYLPAVVMVGQYFQKRRALAQGLSTTGTGFGAFLMTALLKYLCTEFGWRNAMFIQGAISLNLCVCGALMRPLFPKDVSEKHVVRSNSEDNQAKALSHSTETIKSNGVLSEEPEKKEEATNEEVLDSVQHTEMGGKSRSGKSMYGLRILKTVSQLTVTVRKGFAIWYSSYFGAASLFTNRVFVAFIIWALFAYSSFVIPFIHLPEIVKQYNLSSQNNIFPLTSIIAIVHIFGKVILGIISDLPCISTWNVFLMANFTLVTCILTLPLMQTYVTLAVICALIGFSSGYFSLMPVVTEDLVGTKHLANAYGIIICANGISALLGPPFAGWIYDMTHKYDFSFYISGLLYMVGIIFLLIQPCIQKKQPREKSMEEAQV from the exons GGGCTTGGATGATTGtactttcctctttccttgtgCACATACTTATCATGGGGTCCCAAATGGCCCTTGGAATACTCAACATGGAATGGCTTGAAGAGTTTAATCAAAGTCGTGGCTTAACAGCGTGGGTTAGCTCCCTCAGCATGGGCATTACGCTTATTGTAG GTCCTTTCATTGGTCTGTTCATCAGCATGTGTGGGTGCCGCAAGACAGCTATAATTGGAGGGATTCTGAATGCCCTAGGTTGGATACTGAGTGCTTATGCCTCAAATGTGCACTACCTCTTCCTTACATTTGGAGTGACAGCCG GTGTTGGAAGTGGCATGGTTTATCTGCCTGCGGTGGTCATGGTAGGGCAGTATTTTCAGAAGAGAAGAGCTCTTGCACAAGGACTCAGTACCACGGGAACAGGGTTTGGAGCTTTCCTAATGACTGCCTTACTGAAGTACCTCTGCACTGAATTTGGGTGGAGGAACGCCATGTTCATCCAGGGCGCCATCTCCCTGAACCTTTGTGTCTGCGGGGCGCTTATGAGACCACTCTTTCCCAAAGACGTTAGTGAAAAACATGTTGTGAGAAGTAATAGTGAAGATAATCAGGCAAAAGCTCTGTCCCACTCTACAGAGACTATAAAATCTAACGGAGTCCTCAGTGAAGAAccggaaaaaaaagaagaggcaacAAATGAAGAAGTGCTTGACAGTGTTCAGCACACAGAAATGGGAGGTAAATCTAGAAGTGGAAAGAGTATGTACGGACTGCGCATTCTGAAGACAGTGAGCCAGCTGACAGTTACCGTCAGGAAGGGCTTTGCAATATGGTACTCCAGCTACTTCGGAGCTGCATCACTGTTTACCAATAGAGTATTTGTGGCCTTTATAATTTGGGCTTTGTTTGCCTATAGCAGCTTTGTCATTCCCTTTATTCATCTTCCAGAAATAGTCAAGCAGTACAACTTATCTAGTCAGAACAATATATTTCCTTTGACATCCATTATAGCCATTGTGCATATTTTTGGTAAAGTGATCCTTGGAATCATCTCTGATCTCCCGTGCATCAGCACGTGGAACGTCTTCCTCATGGCTAACTTCACCCTGGTCACCTGCATTCTTACTTTGCCATTAATGCAAACTTATGTTACCCTGGCTGTGATTTGTGCTCTAATAGGATTTTCTAGTGGCTATTTTTCTCTAATGCCTGTTGTGACTGAAGATTTAGTTGGAACTAAACACCTTGCAAATGCCTATGGCATCATCATTTGTGCCAACGGAATATCTGCATTGCTTGGACCACCCTTTGCAG GTTGGATCTATGACATGACACATAAATAcgatttttctttttacatatctGGCTTGCTATACATGGTGGGAATAATATTTTTACTTATACAACCTTGTATTCAAAAGAAACAACCAAGAGAAAAATCTATGGAAGAAGCACAAGTATAG